From the genome of Triticum aestivum cultivar Chinese Spring chromosome 3B, IWGSC CS RefSeq v2.1, whole genome shotgun sequence, one region includes:
- the LOC123064953 gene encoding uncharacterized protein, with protein sequence MAQPPPWKTIYLYVTSEAIRSAASIKRSVAAARRDLASPLVLDTRDAEGRCTLLDSALTHIEHASDSLSAFIINMVVAERLTLHGCGAVPSEPVARIGDLRDGHDHEWLGLIRLQAAREHAQDALRRVEGAFTLLASVGFMLHSQNPDAPGRREAMEGQLHALDLQPVVVGVASMSELASLATEPPIRNRIQ encoded by the coding sequence atggcgcAGCCGCCGCCATGGAAGACGATCTACCTGTATGTGACGAGCGAGGCGATCCGATCCGCCGCCAGCATCAAGCGAAGCGTCGCTGCCGCGCGTCGCGATCTGGCGTCCCCGCTGGTGCTGGACACCCGCGACGCCGAGGGGCGGTGCACCTTGCTGGATTCCGCGCTGACCCACATCGAGCACGCATCCGACTCCCTCTCCGCTTTCATCATCAACATGGTGGTGGCCGAGCGCCTGACGCTCCACGGCTGTGGCGCCGTCCCGTCGGAACCGGTGGCCCGCATCGGGGACCTCCGCGACGGCCACGACCACGAGTGGCTTGGCCTGATCAGGCTCCAGGCCGCCAGGGAGCACGCCCAGGACGCGCTCCGCCGAGTGGAGGGAGCCTTCACCCTCCTGGCCTCCGTCGGGTTCATGCTTCACAGCCAGAACCCCGACGCTCCAGGGCGCCGGGAAGCCATGGAAGGGCAGCTCCACGCCCTCGACCTCCAGCCCGTGGTGGTCGGCGTGGCGAGCATGTCCGAGCTGGCCTCCTTGGCCACCGAGCCTCCCATCCGCAACCGCATCCAGTGA